Genomic DNA from Streptomyces sp. PCS3-D2:
CGATGCGCGCCGTCTTCATCGTGGACCCGAACAACGAGATCCAGTTCTCGATGGTGACCGCCGGCTCCGTGGGCCGTAACCCCAAGGAGGTCCTGCGGGTCCTCGACGCCCTGCAGACCGACGAGCTGTGCCCGTGCAACTGGAACAAGGGCGATGCCACGATCGACGCCGGCGCGCTGCTGGCCGGTGAGTGACGGATGTCCCTCGACTCCCTGAAGGCGTCCGTCCCGGACTTCGCCAAGGACCTGAAGCTGAACCTCGGTTCGGTCATAGGCAACAGCGACCTCCCGCAGCAGCAGCTGTGGGGCACGGTCCTGTCCTGCGCGATCGCCGCCCGCTCCCCGCGCGTCCTGCGTGAGCTGGAGCCGGAGGCGAAGGCGAACCTCTCGCCGGAGGCGTACACCGCCGCCAAGTCCGCTGCCGCGGTCATGGCGATGAACAACGTCTTCTACCGCACGCGCCACCTGCTCTCCGACCCGGAGTACGGCAACCTGCGCGCGGGCCTGCGGATGAACATCATCGGCAACCCGGGCGTGGAGAAGGTCGACTTCGAGCTGTGGTCCCTCGCGGTCTCCGCGATCAACGGCTGCGGCCAGTGCCTGGACTCGCACGAGCAGGTCCTGCGCAAGGCGGGCGTCGACCGCGAGACGGTCCAGGAGGCCTTCAAGATCGCCTCGGTGATCCAGGCCGTGGCGGTCACCCTCGACGCCGAGGCCGCCATCGCCGGCGAGTGACAGCCGCCCCGTACGACGCCAGGGCCCCGCGACCGGAAACGGTCGCGGGGCCCTGGCGTCTTCGGTCGTCGGCGTCGCCCGACGGCCCGCCCCGCCGCGTCCGGCTCGGGAGGGGACCGGCGCGTGCCCTACTCCTTGAGTGCCGCCAGCAGCGCGCGGGCGTCCTCGATCATCGCCGCCTGCAGCTCGGCCCCATCGGCCGGGGCGTTCGAGCGGTCGACGGTGGTGTAGGCCTCGATCGTGAACACCGCTCCGCCGTCCAGCACCTTGAGCCGGACGAGCGTCTCCCCGGGAGCCGAGAAGAACACGGCGCGCTCACCGAGACCCTGCACCGCCTCGTTGCGCCCCTCACCGATCGCGGCGACGAGCCCGAGCGGCGGTGCGTCGAACTCCGCCGCGGGATCGGTCTTCCGGTGCAGGTCCACCTGCACCCGTACCGTGAGGGTGGACACGATCTCGCCGTTCTGCAGGTTGCAGATGGCCCCGCGCACGGCCGGATGTTCGCTCTCCTTGTTCACCGGCCGGTAGCCGTGCAGATCTCCCCCGATCCTGCTCAGCGCCCGCGCCTCGAAGTCCTGGCACAGGTTCTTCGTCGCCCGGTACGCGACCTCCGGCGCGGCCAGCCGGTCCCCCAGGGCGAACAGCCCGCCCGCCCAGACCGCGGAGGCGACCACGGCCCCGCCCAGCGCCCACAGCCACGGCCGCCGCACCCCCGGGCCGTCCGCCTCCCATCCCTCCGCCTCCGGCCCGTGCGGCGCGAGCCGTTCCGCCGGCCGTGCCGCCCGGTCGGCCTCCCAGCCGCCTTCGAGCTCCGGATCGCTGATCATCCCCGTCCCCCCGTTCGTTCCCGCTCCCCCGAGCGCCGTCGGTAGCGCCCCGGCGTATTCGATCATGACATCCCGACCGCGGCCTACGGCCGGGAGTGTTCCGCGTCGCCGTCGGGCACCACGCCCAGCGCCGTCGACCCGTGCGGCGCGGGGCCCACCATCCCGGCCCCGAGGTGGTGCTGGTCCCGCGAGTACGCCTTCAGGTAGCCCACCACCGTGTTGGTGACGGCCACCAGCGGAACGGCCACCACCGCCCCGCCGATGCCGGCGATCATCCCGCCGGCCGCCACCGCGAGCACCACCGCGAGCGGGTGGACCCGTACCGCCCGACCGAGGATGAAGGGCTGGAGCACGTGCCCTTCGATCTGCTGCACCGCCAGGACCACCAGCAGCGTCATCAGGGCGGTGAACACCCCCTGGGTCACGAGCGCCACGACCACCGCGAGGGCTCCCGAGATCACCGCGCCGACCAGCGGGATGAAGGCGAACAGGAAGATGAAGACGGCCAGCGGCACCGCCATCGGCACGTCCAGGAAGTAGAGCCCGAGGCCGATGAAGATGGCGTCGATGAGCGCGACGATGACCGTGCCGCGCACGTACGCGGTCAGCGTGCGCCAGGCGCGCGGACCGGCGCCGGCGACACCGGCGCGGGCGGCCGCGGGGACCAGGCCGAGCGCCCAGTTCCAGATGCGCTTGCCGTCGTAGAGCAGGAAGAGGGTCGAGAACATCGCGAGCAGCATGCCCGTGAGGATCTCGACGAGGACGGTCACGCCCTGGAGTCCGGCGGAGGTGATCTGCTCGGTGTTGGTGCCGATGGTCTCGCTGAGGTTCTTCGCGATGTCGTTGATCTGCTTCTCGGTCACGTGGAACGGACTGTCCAGCGCCCAGAGTTTGAGCTCGTTGATGCCGTCGCGGACACGGTCGGAGAGGTCGTCGAGGTTCTCCATGACCTGCCAGACCACGAACCAGCCGACCAGCCCGATCACGACGAAGCCGAGGACCGCCGTGACGGCCGTGGCCAGACCGCGCGGCAGGCCCAGTCTGCGCAGTCGGACGACGAAGGGCTGGAGCATCGCGGTGACGAGCATGGCCGCCGCGAAGGCGAGGACGACCAGGCGGACTTCGCTGATCACCTTCATCAGCACCCAGAGCATCCCGGCGAGCAGCAGCAGCCGCCAGCTGGCCTCGGCGGCGACGCGCATCCCCCATGGGACCACGCTCGCCGGATCGGGCCGCTCGGGGCGCCGGTAGGGTTCGAGGCCGGCCGCCGGTACCACGGGCGCCCCCGCCGGGGCGTCGGACGGCACCGGAGCCGCCGGCACCGCCGGGGCCCGCCGTGCCGGTTCGGGCAGGTCGCCGCCGGACTCGGCCTCGACCTCCGCGCGCCGCTCGTTGAGCCGCGCCTGCATCGCCGTCAGCCTGTCGCCCAGCCGGCCGAGCCAGCCGTCCCTCTTCGCCATGTCGCTTCCTTCCCCCGCCCCCCGTCTACGGGCACACCCCGACGACCGTACACGCGGGGAGCCCCGCACCGTACGACGGTGCGGGGCTCCCGGAGGTTGAGCGGTGGGGCCGCGAGGCGGCGGCGGCCGTCAGTACCAGCCGTTGGCCTGGTGGAAGCTCCAGGCCCCGCAGGGGCTGCCGTAGCGGTCTTCCATGTAGTTCAGGCCCCACTTGATCTGCGTGGCGGGGTTGGTGCGCCAGTCCGCGCCGGCCGAGGCCATCTTCGAACCGGGCAGCGCCTGGACCAGACCGTAGGCCCCGGAGGACTTGTTCACGGCCAGGTAGTTCCAGGTGGATTCCTGGTTGATGATGTTCGAGAAGCACTGGAACTGGCCGGCCGGGACCATCTGCTGTGCGATGGCCTTGACCTGAGCGACCGTGTAGGAGCTCTGCACGGCGAAGTCACCGGCGTCGCGGGCGGCGGAACGGCTGGCGACTTCCTTCGCCTCGCGTTCCTTCCTCGCCTTCTCGTCGGCCGCCTTCTGCGCCTCGGCCTTCTTGGCCTTGGCGTCCTCGGCGGCCTGGAGGCGTGCGGCCTCCTCCGCCGAGCGCTTGGCGTCGACGTCGGCGGCGTACGCGATGATGTCGGCCTGCTGCGTCAGGGACGCGCTCTGGACCTCCGCCTGGTCGCCGACCGGGATGTCCGCGAGGAGGGTCGCCCCGGACGCGGTCGTCTCAAGATCGTTCGTGGGGTCGCCGGTGGCAACGCCCACGACTGCGCCGACGGTGGTGACCGCGGTGGCCGAAGCCACTGCGAACCCCCGGACCGAGATCCGGCTCACACGGTGTCCTTCCAGCAGCGTCCGCAGTGACCACGCGGCGCAAAAGTGCCCTCGACTCTGGCCTCCGTGGTGCGACGGTCACTGGAGGCGCGGGCCCGTGGGCAACTCCCCTGCGGGGGCTGCCGCGTGAAGCTCCGGGCGGCATACGGCCATCGGCTGTGGAGTTGTGGTGCTGCGCGTACCTCACGGGAGATACAGGTGTGCCGTATGCGGGGCCTGACGGAAACCAGACTCTGCCGGACCTCGACGCCGCAAGGCAATTCTCCGTTGCGTGGGAAAGGTCACACCTGGCATCTCGCCGTCGTTTTCCTCAAAGGGCTATGCGGCACGACGCCGCCCGGCTAGGCTTCTCTGCCTTTGCCGGGCGGCGTCAACTCACCTTCCGCTATGAGGTTTTTGACCGATTCGACGGCCCGTCGGACGGGGGCGCCTGCTCACCCCGCCTCAGAGGGTCTCCAGCATCTCGGTGACCAGAGCGGCGATCGGGGAGCGCTCGGATCGCGTCAGCGTGACGTGCGCGAAGAGAGGATGCCCCTTCAGCTTCTCCACCACGGCGACCACTCCGTCGTACCGGCCGACCCGCAGGTTGTCCCGCTGGGCGACGTCGTGGGTCAGAACGACCCGCGAATTGGCCCCGATCCGGGACAGAACGGTCAGCAGGACGTTCCGTTCGAGCGACTGCGCCTCGTCCACGATCACGAAGGCGTCGTGGAGCGAGCGGCCGCGGATGTGCGTGAGCGGCAGGACCTCCAACATCCCGCGGTTCAGCACCTCCTCGATGACCTCGCGGCCGGCGACCGACGAG
This window encodes:
- a CDS encoding alkyl hydroperoxide reductase, with the protein product MSLDSLKASVPDFAKDLKLNLGSVIGNSDLPQQQLWGTVLSCAIAARSPRVLRELEPEAKANLSPEAYTAAKSAAAVMAMNNVFYRTRHLLSDPEYGNLRAGLRMNIIGNPGVEKVDFELWSLAVSAINGCGQCLDSHEQVLRKAGVDRETVQEAFKIASVIQAVAVTLDAEAAIAGE
- a CDS encoding AI-2E family transporter, whose product is MAKRDGWLGRLGDRLTAMQARLNERRAEVEAESGGDLPEPARRAPAVPAAPVPSDAPAGAPVVPAAGLEPYRRPERPDPASVVPWGMRVAAEASWRLLLLAGMLWVLMKVISEVRLVVLAFAAAMLVTAMLQPFVVRLRRLGLPRGLATAVTAVLGFVVIGLVGWFVVWQVMENLDDLSDRVRDGINELKLWALDSPFHVTEKQINDIAKNLSETIGTNTEQITSAGLQGVTVLVEILTGMLLAMFSTLFLLYDGKRIWNWALGLVPAAARAGVAGAGPRAWRTLTAYVRGTVIVALIDAIFIGLGLYFLDVPMAVPLAVFIFLFAFIPLVGAVISGALAVVVALVTQGVFTALMTLLVVLAVQQIEGHVLQPFILGRAVRVHPLAVVLAVAAGGMIAGIGGAVVAVPLVAVTNTVVGYLKAYSRDQHHLGAGMVGPAPHGSTALGVVPDGDAEHSRP
- a CDS encoding transglycosylase SLT domain-containing protein, giving the protein MSRISVRGFAVASATAVTTVGAVVGVATGDPTNDLETTASGATLLADIPVGDQAEVQSASLTQQADIIAYAADVDAKRSAEEAARLQAAEDAKAKKAEAQKAADEKARKEREAKEVASRSAARDAGDFAVQSSYTVAQVKAIAQQMVPAGQFQCFSNIINQESTWNYLAVNKSSGAYGLVQALPGSKMASAGADWRTNPATQIKWGLNYMEDRYGSPCGAWSFHQANGWY